The following proteins come from a genomic window of Rubinisphaera margarita:
- a CDS encoding NUDIX domain-containing protein codes for MKQIGISIVEHCGSFLVGTRPPDVPLAGYSEFPGGKSLYDEPSSNTAVRECLEETHLRIEPVRLLHQQTFSYPHGEVALDFWHCRLAAGQSGDKISDPWKWVSRDKLGEHRFPPANADVLQILRSLPPLV; via the coding sequence ATGAAACAGATCGGCATCAGCATCGTGGAACACTGCGGTTCCTTCCTCGTGGGAACCCGACCGCCGGACGTCCCGCTGGCCGGATACAGTGAGTTTCCCGGAGGAAAATCACTGTATGACGAGCCCTCGAGCAACACGGCGGTCCGGGAGTGTCTCGAAGAAACTCATCTGCGGATTGAACCGGTCAGACTTCTCCATCAGCAGACGTTCTCTTATCCTCACGGTGAGGTCGCCCTGGACTTCTGGCACTGCCGACTCGCCGCTGGGCAATCGGGCGACAAAATTTCCGATCCCTGGAAATGGGTCTCCCGCGACAAACTCGGTGAGCACCGTTTCCCACCGGCCAACGCCGACGTCCTGCAGATTCTCCGTTCACTCCCTCCGCTTGTTTGA
- a CDS encoding CPBP family intramembrane glutamic endopeptidase yields MNDLTCSNRHYCETKVSFLKFENRNEFLTSAGLFEFSLLVVAMILGWLFSVQPTVHAHFTWQAVGYGIAAAIPLFVLFLGIEQLPIDSVQKIQQTVLDSLGRLLARCTHFELALLALLAGIGEEILFRGFLMTWVESYLGYGWGLGISSVVFGLMHAVTWTYTVFAAAAGAYFGLMFDITGERNLVTPIVAHAFYDYLAFLVIVYDVRKSQPAETEPEEPEQESFEW; encoded by the coding sequence ATGAACGATCTGACGTGTTCAAACCGGCATTACTGTGAAACGAAAGTCAGCTTCTTGAAGTTTGAGAACCGGAACGAATTTCTGACCAGCGCGGGTCTGTTCGAATTCTCGCTGCTCGTCGTCGCTATGATTCTCGGCTGGCTGTTCTCAGTCCAGCCGACAGTCCACGCCCACTTCACGTGGCAGGCCGTCGGCTACGGAATCGCCGCCGCGATCCCGCTCTTCGTTCTGTTTCTCGGGATCGAACAGCTCCCCATCGACTCGGTCCAGAAAATCCAGCAGACCGTGCTTGATTCGCTCGGCCGGCTGCTGGCCCGCTGCACGCATTTTGAGCTGGCGCTTCTCGCCCTGCTGGCTGGCATTGGCGAAGAAATTCTGTTCCGCGGATTTCTCATGACCTGGGTCGAAAGCTACCTCGGCTACGGCTGGGGCCTTGGAATCAGCAGCGTCGTGTTCGGTCTGATGCACGCCGTGACCTGGACCTACACAGTATTTGCCGCGGCTGCGGGAGCTTATTTCGGGCTGATGTTCGATATCACCGGCGAACGGAATCTCGTGACGCCGATCGTCGCCCATGCGTTCTACGACTATCTCGCGTTTCTGGTCATCGTCTACGACGTCCGCAAGTCGCAACCGGCCGAAACCGAACCCGAGGAACCTGAGCAGGAATCGTTCGAATGGTAA
- a CDS encoding DUF1501 domain-containing protein, protein MTNHSDQCGCVSRRSLLKSTTCGFGSLAFLDLLSRQSLADAGVTNTHHAPRAKRVIFLFMHGGPSQVDTFDYKPQLQKDDGKSLPFEAARNIDAVPNLMKSPWKFDRHGESGLWVSELFPEVAKHADKLCVLRSMHSKGQSHGQAVSMLHTGSDSMIRPSVGSWVSYGLGSENENLPAFMAISPPTAHGGPRNYGSAFLPARHQATTLGRAGSLGSGRIENTTNTELTPEQQRRQLDLIQQLNSNHLSSVGRGPDLEGAIEAFELAYRMQTIAPGVLDLNQESETTNQLYGIDDKVTQNFGRQCLMARRLAESGVRYIQISTGNVWDQHSNLVSGHEKNSLAVDKPIAGLLQDLHQRGMLEETLVVWGGEFGRTPIVQGKNGRDHNPQGFTMWMAGGGVRGGLAYGETDDYGYYAVRDRVHMHDLHATILHLMGIDHERLTYRYAGRDFRLTDVYGKVVHDVFA, encoded by the coding sequence ATGACGAATCATTCCGATCAATGCGGCTGTGTGTCGCGACGATCTCTCCTGAAGTCGACTACCTGTGGGTTTGGCAGCCTCGCGTTTCTGGACCTGCTCAGCAGACAGTCTCTCGCCGATGCCGGGGTGACGAATACGCATCATGCCCCACGGGCGAAACGGGTCATTTTCCTGTTCATGCACGGTGGGCCGAGCCAGGTCGACACATTCGATTACAAGCCGCAGCTGCAGAAAGACGATGGGAAATCGCTGCCCTTCGAGGCGGCTCGGAATATCGACGCCGTCCCGAATCTGATGAAGTCTCCCTGGAAGTTCGATCGACATGGCGAGAGCGGGCTCTGGGTTTCGGAGCTCTTCCCTGAAGTCGCCAAACACGCCGACAAACTCTGCGTGCTCCGCTCGATGCATTCCAAAGGCCAGTCTCATGGGCAGGCGGTCTCCATGCTGCATACCGGTTCAGACAGCATGATCCGGCCGAGTGTCGGCAGCTGGGTTTCCTACGGGCTCGGCAGCGAAAACGAGAATTTGCCGGCGTTTATGGCGATCTCTCCCCCAACCGCACATGGCGGGCCGCGGAACTATGGCTCGGCCTTTCTCCCGGCCCGGCATCAGGCGACGACGCTTGGACGCGCCGGCTCTCTGGGAAGCGGGCGGATCGAGAACACGACCAACACGGAGCTCACGCCCGAGCAACAGCGGCGGCAGCTCGATCTGATTCAGCAGCTCAACAGCAATCACCTTTCGTCGGTCGGCCGGGGTCCGGATCTGGAAGGCGCAATTGAAGCGTTCGAGCTGGCCTATCGAATGCAGACGATCGCCCCGGGCGTGCTCGATCTTAATCAGGAATCGGAGACGACGAATCAGCTCTACGGCATCGACGACAAGGTGACACAGAACTTTGGACGTCAGTGCCTGATGGCCCGGCGACTGGCGGAATCGGGAGTGCGGTATATCCAGATTTCAACCGGAAACGTCTGGGATCAGCATTCGAATCTGGTGTCCGGCCACGAGAAAAACTCACTCGCGGTCGACAAGCCGATTGCCGGTCTGCTGCAGGATCTGCATCAGCGAGGGATGCTTGAAGAGACGCTTGTGGTCTGGGGCGGCGAGTTCGGGCGGACGCCGATCGTGCAGGGCAAGAACGGGCGCGACCATAATCCGCAGGGCTTCACGATGTGGATGGCCGGTGGCGGTGTCCGCGGTGGACTGGCTTACGGCGAGACCGACGACTATGGTTACTACGCCGTGCGAGACCGCGTGCACATGCACGACCTCCACGCGACGATCCTCCATCTGATGGGGATCGATCACGAGCGGCTCACGTACCGGTACGCCGGTCGCGATTTCCGGCTGACAGATGTTTATGGGAAAGTGGTTCATGATGTGTTCGCGTAA
- a CDS encoding DUF1549 domain-containing protein, protein MPAQLLRIVCGLAFLLGSVSHGYAEQSEVEFFEKKIRPVLVKHCYECHSAEADAVKGGLLLDSREGLLTGGDSGPSLVPGKPAESMLIESLKYESYEMPPSGKLSEEVIRDFEHWIQTGAIDPRQPTERKPQAGIDWEASRQFWAYQPLQHDEHQDLSTRHVIDHLLEERLSEAGLTANPSADPERLIRRLYYDLTGLPPSPDQVMEFLNDPTPQRWAETVDRLLATQEYGEHWGRHWLDVVRYADSNGNDFNATFHNAWRYRNYVIEAFKDDKPIDEFFREQLAGDLMPAESLEEQRNQLIATGFLMIGPKMLSERDKEKLEFDVVDEQIDSMGKVFLGLALGCARCHDHKFDPVPTSDYYALAGIFRGTQVLDGESQKYVSDWVRRELPVPTEQRKAWEAHQKQLSEVTSANKKLEKSIKKLEQELSALEESANSITIDTDQAELTGNWTESTYSPNFVGKGYIHDNQEKSLKTATFRATIPEAGTYRVLFGYPGSAGRDARVPVTIRQDGHESVVHVDQTKPAPIREIFFELTQLDCEKGQQVEVMISNAGTSGYVIVDAVRLVPVQSEAATPEVKAELTSLREKIDTFKKQLQDSEAELKTLKSDAPAPLPKAIAVKDVEGCDDCEILIRGDHLNKGEKVPRGVLKIISGEQSVIENPQGSGRLELAEWMTSEAVPLVARVYVNRVWMYLQGEGIVRSVDNFGALGIPPTHPELLDVLCLRFIESGWSTKQLIRDIVLTESYRRSTADDSASYAVDPENLLLWRSNRRPLTSEEIQDSLAIYRDSLNLEMIESTVSQFGTLVVNNSSSSKDAERSSYYAAYRSIYWPVLRSQLEDLRVLFDFANPEMVVGKRPPTNVPAQALFLMNHDLTRQTAGELVDRLFDEHGVGSFTILNDLYLSIYGRLPTPADDELARGYMTERLAGSAEPDDVRAAWTDYVQAMFASTEFRYLD, encoded by the coding sequence ATGCCCGCACAACTCCTGCGAATCGTCTGCGGCCTGGCATTTCTTCTTGGCTCTGTGAGCCATGGTTACGCCGAGCAGAGTGAAGTCGAGTTCTTCGAGAAAAAAATCCGTCCAGTGCTCGTTAAGCACTGCTACGAATGCCATTCGGCGGAAGCGGACGCTGTGAAAGGCGGTCTTCTGCTCGACAGTCGGGAAGGTTTGCTGACGGGTGGCGATTCCGGACCTTCACTCGTGCCGGGCAAGCCAGCGGAGAGCATGCTGATCGAGTCGCTGAAGTACGAGAGCTACGAAATGCCTCCCTCGGGCAAGCTTTCGGAGGAAGTGATTCGCGACTTCGAACACTGGATTCAGACGGGAGCCATCGATCCCCGTCAGCCAACCGAACGCAAACCGCAGGCTGGCATCGACTGGGAAGCGTCCCGACAGTTCTGGGCCTACCAGCCGCTGCAGCACGATGAACATCAGGATCTTTCGACGAGGCACGTGATCGATCATCTGCTTGAGGAGAGACTCTCCGAAGCCGGGCTGACCGCGAATCCGTCCGCCGATCCCGAACGACTCATTCGTCGGCTGTACTACGATCTGACCGGATTGCCGCCGAGTCCGGATCAGGTGATGGAATTTCTTAACGATCCGACGCCTCAGCGCTGGGCGGAAACTGTCGATCGGCTGCTGGCGACGCAGGAATACGGCGAACACTGGGGGCGTCACTGGCTGGACGTGGTCCGATATGCCGACTCCAACGGCAACGACTTCAATGCGACCTTCCACAATGCCTGGCGGTATCGCAATTACGTCATTGAAGCCTTCAAAGACGACAAGCCGATCGACGAGTTTTTCCGCGAGCAGTTGGCGGGAGACCTGATGCCGGCCGAGTCGCTGGAAGAACAGCGGAACCAGCTGATCGCGACCGGCTTCCTGATGATCGGTCCCAAGATGCTGAGCGAACGGGACAAGGAGAAGCTCGAATTCGACGTGGTCGATGAGCAGATCGACTCCATGGGCAAGGTCTTCCTCGGGCTCGCTCTGGGTTGTGCCCGCTGCCATGATCACAAGTTCGATCCGGTGCCGACATCCGACTATTACGCGCTGGCCGGCATCTTCCGTGGGACCCAGGTGCTTGATGGGGAAAGCCAGAAGTATGTCTCCGACTGGGTGCGGCGGGAACTGCCTGTTCCGACCGAACAGCGGAAAGCCTGGGAGGCTCATCAGAAGCAGCTCTCCGAGGTCACTTCGGCGAACAAAAAGCTTGAGAAGTCAATCAAGAAGCTGGAGCAGGAACTCTCTGCCCTTGAAGAGTCCGCGAACTCGATCACCATCGATACCGACCAGGCCGAACTGACCGGGAACTGGACGGAGTCGACCTATTCGCCGAACTTTGTTGGCAAAGGATACATCCACGACAATCAGGAAAAGTCGCTGAAGACAGCGACCTTCCGAGCCACGATTCCCGAAGCCGGGACCTATCGCGTTCTCTTCGGCTATCCCGGCAGTGCCGGGCGCGATGCCAGAGTTCCGGTGACGATCCGTCAGGACGGGCACGAATCGGTGGTGCACGTCGACCAGACGAAGCCGGCTCCGATTCGGGAGATTTTCTTCGAACTGACTCAACTCGACTGCGAAAAGGGACAGCAGGTCGAAGTGATGATTTCGAATGCCGGCACGTCCGGATATGTCATCGTCGATGCTGTTCGTCTGGTCCCGGTTCAAAGCGAAGCGGCGACGCCGGAAGTGAAAGCCGAATTGACCAGCCTTCGGGAGAAAATCGATACTTTCAAGAAGCAGCTTCAGGATAGCGAAGCCGAGCTCAAGACGCTGAAGAGCGACGCGCCCGCTCCGCTTCCCAAAGCGATCGCGGTCAAGGATGTCGAGGGATGTGACGACTGCGAAATTTTGATTCGCGGCGACCATCTCAACAAAGGAGAAAAAGTTCCCCGCGGCGTGCTGAAGATCATCAGCGGAGAGCAATCGGTCATCGAGAATCCTCAGGGAAGCGGGCGGCTGGAACTGGCCGAATGGATGACCAGCGAAGCCGTCCCTCTTGTCGCCCGGGTTTATGTCAATCGCGTCTGGATGTATCTGCAGGGCGAGGGAATTGTTCGCTCGGTTGATAACTTCGGAGCACTCGGCATTCCGCCGACGCACCCGGAATTGCTCGATGTACTCTGCCTGCGGTTCATTGAATCGGGCTGGTCGACCAAGCAGCTGATTCGCGACATCGTGCTTACGGAGAGTTACCGCCGGTCCACAGCCGATGACTCGGCGTCGTACGCGGTTGATCCGGAGAATTTGTTGCTCTGGCGGAGCAATCGACGTCCGTTGACCTCCGAAGAAATTCAGGATTCCCTCGCGATCTACCGGGACTCGTTGAACCTGGAGATGATCGAGTCGACCGTGTCGCAGTTCGGCACGCTCGTCGTGAACAACTCGAGCAGTTCGAAGGACGCCGAGCGGTCCAGTTACTATGCCGCATATCGCTCGATCTACTGGCCGGTGCTGCGCAGTCAGCTGGAAGATCTACGCGTGCTGTTCGATTTCGCGAATCCGGAAATGGTGGTGGGCAAGCGGCCGCCCACAAATGTGCCGGCTCAGGCGCTCTTTTTGATGAACCACGATCTGACGCGGCAGACGGCTGGCGAACTTGTCGATCGACTTTTCGACGAGCATGGAGTTGGATCCTTCACGATTCTCAATGACTTGTATCTGTCGATTTACGGACGACTTCCGACTCCGGCCGACGATGAACTGGCCCGCGGTTATATGACCGAGCGGCTGGCCGGCAGCGCGGAGCCGGACGATGTGCGGGCGGCCTGGACCGACTACGTGCAGGCGATGTTCGCCTCTACTGAATTCCGTTACCTCGACTGA
- a CDS encoding tetratricopeptide repeat protein has product MIALLSFSVPASLFAQPKPAAKKPSVESETPKPAEEAEAEPQLTPEEIKKHVETGQKSIELKDWETAVKELEQAVKAEPENGSYHHALGVAYMGARNANAGWFHFRQAVRLAPDYLPATVDFLGTWKLLDAQGLFNVGTPLDFIIRTLGKPDEIRERGPRMRVIYGFMSLNLINRTLFSVLDLRNLPEEGLNTTDGLAFTIPDDWKVAYRILSATQGNTEYVHNDETIQNWTELFASQRFIGAAEKQTAKSVREGIRTRLVEAYPKIDFKVLEEGEGKDTLFQWGIPGNAEHPAQYEVVRLVQGENDIHRLAYTRKADQPDDNALKPWLEVLRSARLLPAEELREHQQREGMERQLLQITRALIERQQEMIREKNVDLLKSFFVEEKRDEITADLLEQIEAESLTVDPESFASRVELVKAGDSQQAELYNEQGDKVLTLVQREGNWYASNLWFRKTTEKTSKPPAAKENPDAQ; this is encoded by the coding sequence GTGATTGCGCTTCTGTCCTTCTCGGTTCCAGCTTCGCTGTTTGCTCAACCCAAACCGGCAGCGAAGAAGCCCTCGGTCGAGTCGGAAACCCCAAAGCCTGCCGAAGAAGCCGAGGCGGAGCCCCAACTCACTCCGGAAGAGATCAAAAAGCATGTGGAGACCGGCCAGAAGTCGATCGAGCTGAAGGACTGGGAAACCGCGGTCAAAGAGCTCGAACAGGCCGTTAAAGCCGAGCCCGAAAATGGTTCCTATCATCACGCCCTTGGCGTGGCGTACATGGGAGCCCGAAACGCGAACGCCGGTTGGTTTCACTTCCGTCAAGCCGTCCGACTCGCCCCAGATTATCTTCCCGCGACCGTCGATTTCCTCGGCACCTGGAAGCTGCTCGATGCACAGGGGCTGTTCAACGTCGGCACGCCGCTCGACTTCATCATCCGCACGCTCGGCAAGCCGGACGAGATTCGCGAACGCGGTCCCCGCATGCGCGTGATTTACGGATTCATGTCGCTCAATCTGATCAACCGCACGCTCTTTTCCGTGCTCGATCTCCGCAATTTGCCTGAAGAGGGTCTGAACACGACCGATGGCCTGGCCTTCACCATTCCGGATGACTGGAAGGTGGCCTATCGCATTCTGTCGGCCACACAAGGCAACACGGAATACGTTCACAATGACGAAACCATTCAAAACTGGACGGAGTTGTTCGCCAGTCAGCGGTTCATCGGGGCAGCAGAAAAGCAGACCGCGAAATCGGTTCGCGAAGGCATCCGCACCCGACTGGTAGAAGCGTATCCCAAGATCGACTTCAAGGTGCTCGAAGAAGGGGAGGGCAAGGACACCCTGTTTCAATGGGGCATCCCCGGCAACGCCGAACATCCGGCTCAGTACGAAGTCGTGCGACTTGTGCAGGGAGAGAATGATATCCATCGACTCGCTTACACCCGTAAAGCCGATCAACCCGACGACAACGCCCTGAAGCCCTGGCTGGAGGTCCTCCGCAGCGCCCGCCTTCTTCCCGCTGAGGAATTGCGTGAGCATCAGCAGCGAGAGGGGATGGAGCGACAGTTGTTGCAGATCACCCGTGCCCTGATCGAACGGCAGCAGGAAATGATTCGGGAGAAGAACGTCGATCTGCTGAAGTCGTTCTTCGTCGAAGAGAAGCGGGACGAGATTACCGCGGATCTACTGGAACAAATTGAAGCAGAGTCACTCACGGTCGATCCGGAATCGTTTGCCAGCCGAGTCGAACTGGTCAAAGCCGGCGACTCTCAACAGGCGGAACTCTACAACGAACAGGGCGACAAAGTCCTGACGCTCGTGCAGCGGGAAGGGAACTGGTACGCCAGCAATCTCTGGTTCCGAAAGACCACGGAGAAAACGTCGAAGCCCCCCGCAGCCAAAGAAAACCCGGACGCTCAGTAG
- a CDS encoding rhodanese-like domain-containing protein → MSELEVSCAQVKEMLDDERDFLLLDCREVEEYETVHIEGAKLMPMSEIVRKVGQIDEHREKPVIVYCHHGGRSLRVTKFLIDQGFTDVKSMAGGIDEWAEKIDPSKPRY, encoded by the coding sequence ATGAGTGAACTCGAAGTCAGCTGTGCACAAGTCAAAGAGATGCTCGATGATGAGCGCGACTTTCTGCTGCTCGACTGCCGGGAAGTCGAAGAGTACGAGACGGTTCACATCGAAGGGGCGAAGCTCATGCCGATGAGCGAGATCGTTCGCAAAGTCGGCCAGATCGATGAGCATCGTGAGAAGCCGGTCATTGTCTACTGTCATCACGGGGGGCGCAGTCTCCGCGTGACGAAGTTCCTGATTGATCAGGGCTTCACCGACGTCAAAAGCATGGCCGGCGGCATCGATGAATGGGCTGAGAAGATCGATCCCTCGAAGCCGCGGTATTAA
- a CDS encoding tRNA (cytidine(34)-2'-O)-methyltransferase, whose protein sequence is MSRQPLLNVVLFQPEIPQNTGNIGRTCVAVGAKLWLIRPLGYQLDSSHLKRAGLDYWQFLDWEAVDSWEEVRSRLPDSRVWCLTKFGAKNPWEADYQRGDILLFGRESSGLPEDMRNEFADTTIRFPMHPEVRSLNLASTATAVIYEAVRQFGGIE, encoded by the coding sequence ATGTCGCGTCAGCCGCTTCTGAATGTTGTCCTGTTTCAGCCCGAAATCCCGCAGAACACGGGGAACATCGGCCGCACCTGCGTCGCGGTGGGCGCGAAACTCTGGCTGATCCGTCCGCTGGGGTATCAACTCGACTCGTCTCATCTCAAGCGAGCCGGGCTCGACTACTGGCAGTTTCTCGACTGGGAAGCGGTCGATTCCTGGGAGGAAGTTCGCAGCCGCCTGCCCGACAGCCGCGTCTGGTGCCTGACAAAGTTTGGCGCGAAGAATCCCTGGGAAGCGGACTACCAGCGAGGAGATATCCTGCTGTTCGGCCGGGAAAGCTCTGGATTGCCCGAAGACATGCGGAACGAGTTCGCCGACACGACGATTCGTTTCCCCATGCATCCGGAAGTCCGCAGTCTGAATCTGGCCAGCACGGCGACGGCCGTCATCTATGAAGCCGTCCGCCAGTTCGGCGGGATCGAGTAG
- the asnB gene encoding asparagine synthase (glutamine-hydrolyzing), with protein sequence MCGILGIVSYTGQPLQIDDAEIRCMRDSMQFRGPDDSGLLRIDPTAVLAHRRLSIRDPAHGQQPWVSDDGRFALTYNGELYNTAELAQRTRSHFPGPPRTHCDTEELMRLLSVFGVEGVRHLRGMYAAGLYDREQQRLLLFRDRFGVKPLYYMDCDGTIVFASSMAALLKWPGFRPRPFRPAMTHYLMTLRPELDHQTMIEGIRQVPPGCLLIADRGGVSIQQYWDYPQADEDISPGEVEQRLDERLRDAVQSRIVSDVPVGMMLSGGVDSSLLGTYVAESLGDEFVAECGIGRSDDGATEKDYAARAASVLKCRFRTVEVNSGDYRDAWKLLIGQTAQPLITPSDVVIYQLARSLKQRVGVVLGGEGADELLCGYTPIHGIGRDYDLQRQLERRIGSEANADLAVFQQSLLLTYQGGSLASLAEAYFTRATIIPPTAIAMLTRDSIDDLREIRDYYTRQLTVDDGAQFGGMAAMTRFLHRDNLQALLLRLDQATMAASLEARVPYTDHRLIEAIWSTPLEHRFRVQEESRKSLRTSSELDALGLLESKAVLRDLARRRLPDDLANRRKASFPTPVLNWLQSDWKDWAADTLRESQFLRENFQAGFLQELSIAPDQAGFWTWPLLNLALWSEEVFGY encoded by the coding sequence GTGTGTGGAATTCTGGGAATCGTTTCGTACACCGGTCAGCCGCTTCAGATTGACGACGCCGAGATCCGCTGCATGCGGGACTCCATGCAGTTCCGCGGTCCGGATGACAGCGGCTTGCTGCGCATCGATCCCACTGCGGTGCTGGCCCATCGGCGGCTTTCCATTCGGGATCCCGCGCACGGTCAGCAGCCCTGGGTTTCCGACGACGGCCGCTTTGCTCTCACGTACAACGGCGAACTGTACAACACGGCCGAACTTGCTCAGCGGACGCGTTCCCATTTCCCTGGCCCGCCACGAACACACTGCGATACCGAAGAACTGATGCGGCTGCTGTCCGTCTTCGGAGTCGAAGGGGTGAGGCATCTGCGGGGCATGTATGCTGCGGGTCTCTATGACCGCGAGCAGCAGCGACTGCTTCTGTTCCGCGACCGGTTCGGGGTCAAACCGCTCTACTACATGGACTGTGACGGAACCATCGTCTTCGCCAGCAGCATGGCCGCTCTCTTGAAGTGGCCGGGGTTTCGACCACGTCCGTTCCGTCCGGCGATGACACACTACCTGATGACGCTGCGGCCCGAACTCGATCATCAGACCATGATCGAAGGCATTCGGCAGGTTCCGCCCGGTTGTCTGCTGATCGCGGATCGAGGCGGGGTTTCGATTCAGCAATACTGGGATTATCCGCAAGCTGACGAAGACATCTCGCCAGGCGAGGTCGAGCAGCGACTCGATGAACGGCTGCGCGATGCGGTTCAGTCGCGAATCGTGAGCGATGTTCCGGTCGGAATGATGCTCTCCGGCGGCGTCGATTCTTCGCTGCTCGGGACGTATGTCGCTGAATCACTGGGCGATGAGTTCGTCGCGGAATGTGGGATCGGTCGGAGTGACGATGGAGCCACCGAGAAAGACTACGCCGCCCGAGCCGCTTCGGTGCTGAAGTGCCGGTTCCGAACTGTGGAAGTCAACTCGGGCGACTATCGTGACGCCTGGAAGCTGCTGATCGGCCAGACGGCGCAGCCGCTGATCACCCCTTCGGATGTGGTCATCTACCAGCTGGCCCGATCGTTGAAGCAGCGAGTCGGTGTCGTCCTGGGAGGAGAAGGAGCCGATGAACTGCTCTGTGGCTACACGCCGATTCATGGCATCGGCCGCGACTACGATTTGCAGCGTCAGCTGGAACGGAGAATTGGATCGGAGGCGAATGCGGATCTGGCGGTGTTCCAGCAGAGCCTGCTGCTGACTTATCAGGGGGGCTCACTCGCTTCGCTGGCCGAGGCGTACTTCACTCGGGCGACCATTATTCCTCCGACGGCGATCGCCATGCTGACTCGGGACAGCATCGACGATCTTCGAGAGATTCGCGATTACTACACTCGGCAACTGACCGTTGACGATGGGGCTCAATTCGGCGGCATGGCCGCGATGACGCGGTTTCTGCATCGCGATAATCTGCAGGCGCTGCTGTTGAGGCTTGATCAGGCGACGATGGCGGCTTCTCTGGAAGCCCGTGTGCCGTATACCGACCATCGACTTATCGAGGCGATCTGGTCAACACCGCTTGAGCATCGATTCCGAGTTCAGGAGGAGAGCCGCAAGTCGCTGAGAACGTCGAGTGAACTCGATGCCCTCGGACTGCTGGAATCGAAAGCGGTGCTCCGCGATCTGGCCCGGCGACGTCTGCCGGACGATCTGGCGAACCGTCGGAAAGCGAGCTTCCCGACGCCGGTTTTGAACTGGCTGCAGTCGGACTGGAAAGACTGGGCGGCGGACACGCTCCGTGAATCGCAATTCCTGCGCGAGAATTTCCAGGCGGGGTTTCTGCAGGAACTCTCGATCGCTCCCGATCAGGCCGGCTTCTGGACCTGGCCGTTGCTCAACCTGGCGCTCTGGAGCGAAGAGGTCTTCGGCTACTGA